The window CGGCGGCCAGCCGTGACAATCCGTCGGGCTGCGGTGGCAACCTGTTCGCCTGGGTCGAGGTGACCGTCGGCGCGGGCGCCAACGGTGCGGCGCAGCCCTCCAACTTCTCAACGGACTACTCGCCGACGGCAACGACCACCGGCGAGGGTTCGACGGCGCTTGGCTTCTACAACGTGCAGAAGGGTGACGTGCCCTACTTCACCTCGCTCGCGCAGAAATACGCGATGAGCGACAACTTCCACCAGTCCGTCAATGGCGGCACCGGCGCCAACCACATCATGTTCGGCCATGCCGACATGCTCTACTTCAGCGACACCTACGGCAACGCCGCGGTGCCGCCGAACGGCACGCAGGTGTTCGGCGGCACGCCCGACGCCGGCATCGTGCATGAAATCGAGAATCCGAACCCGGCTTCCGGCACCAACAACTGGTACACCGAGGACGGCTACGGCGCCGGCGGCAATGGCGGCTTTGCGCCGCCCTACCAGACGAGCCCGGTGTCCGGCGGCGGCTCCTACAGCGACTGCTCGGATCCCAGCCAGCCCGGCGTCAAGCCGATCCTGGACTATCTTAAGGGGATCCACATCAACGCGAACTGCGAACCGGGCCACTACTATCTCTTGAACAACTACAATCCGGGTTACTTCGGCAACGGCAAGAACGCCTACACCGACACCAATCCGTCCAACACGCCGTTCACGATCCCGCCGTCGACCCGCAAGAGCATCGGCGACAGCCTGAACGAGCGGAACATCTCCTGGAAGTACTACGGCGACCAGTGGAACAACTACGTCAACGATCCCTATCAACTCAACTGGGGTGTGGCTGGTCCGACCGCGGACGAGTACTGCAACATCTGCAACCCGTTCCAGTACGACACCTCGATCATGTCGCACCCGGACCAGGTCGCAGCCCATATCAAGGACTCGGTTGATCTGTACTCCGACCTCTCCAAGCACGCGCTGCCGGCGGTCTCGATCGTCAAGCCGAGCGGCTTCACCGACGGTCACCCGTCGTCCTCCAAACTCAATCTGTTCGAAGGCTTCACCAAGAAGATCGTCGACCAGGTCCAAACCTCGGACTATGCGAAGGACACCGCGATCTTCATCACCTTTGACGAAGGCGGCGGCTACTTCGACTCCGGCTATGTGCAGCCGCTCGATTACTTCGGCGACGGCACGCGTATTCCGCTGATCGTGGTGTCGCCGTTCGCGCGGCACGGCCACATCTCGCATGAATATGCCGATCACGTCTCGATCATCAAATTCATCGAGCGGAATTGGCGCCTGGAGCCGATCACGAACCGCAGCCGCGACAACTTCCCGAACCCGGTCGCGGCGCCCGGCAATCCCTATGTTCCGGTCAACAACCCGGCGCTCAGCGATCTGTTCGACGTCTTCGACTTCGACGACGGCGGCCATCATCATGACGGCGGCTGGGACCACTGACGCCCGCACCTCGCGACACAACGATCCGCCGGCCCGAAAGGCCGGCGGATTTCATTTGCGTCCAGCGGATGTCCTAGCCTGAACGAGCCTGTAACGTGTCCGGCAGCACCGGTCTCGTCTCCATGGAAATTCAGGTCAATGACATCAGTCGCTTTCCGCCAGGCACAACCCGCCGACCTTCCCGCGATCATCGCCCTGCTCGCCAACGATCTCCTGGGGAAACAGCGCGAGGATCCGAGCTCGCCGCCGAACCCACGATACGTCGACGCTTTCAAAGCCATCCTCGCTGATCCCAACCAATTTCTGGTCGTGGCGACCCTGGACGACGAGGTGATCGGGACCCTTCAACTCACCTTCATTCCCGGAATGGCACGCCTGGGCGCCTGGCGCGGACAGATCGAGGCGGTCCGAATTGCCGAGGCGCACCGCAGCTCGGGCGTCGGGCAGCAGATGTTCGAATGGGCGATCGACCAATGCAAAGCGAGAGGCTGCGATCTCGTGCAGCTGACCACCGACAAGGCGCGCCCCGATGCGCACCGCTTCTATGAGCGATTGGGATTCGTCGGCAGCCATCTCGGCTACAAGCTGATGCTTTAAGCTTCCGCACCGTGCGGCGAGACCAACCGGCCGCGCGATCACAACACCTCGATGCGGCGCGGCCGAGCGTTGTGATATGGCGCCGGCTTTGGCAGTCTCCCTGATCACCGGAACGACGCGGGAGCGGACGGCATGCGGCACTTCATTCTTCCGACATCCTTGCTGGCCGTCATCTGGCTGCTGCTGCCACTTCCCGCCCAATCGGCGCCCTGCCTGCTCGTCACCTTGACCGGCACCATGAGCGGCCCCGCTTTGCGCAATGGCATCGCGGGCGCCGGCACACTCGTGCGCTACGGAGATGACAGTTCCGATTGCGGGATGCTGAAGCTGCAGTTCGACGCAGGCCGCGGCACCGAACTAAGGCTGTCACAACTGGACGTCGAGCCCGGCCAGATCGACGCCGTCTTCCTCACGCATATGCACTCGGATCACACCGAGGGCCTCGTCGACTTGCTGCTCGCGCGCTGGAACTGGAGTTCCGGCGGGGCCGCGCTCGATGTGGTCTGCAGCAGCGATGCGCCCTCCCCGCTCGGCTTCACCCTGAGCTGCGGCAAGTTTGTCGCGCATATCGGCGATGCCTTTGTTCAGTCCGGCGAAATCGCACAGCGGGTTTCAGAGGACAAGAGGCGGTTGGCTGGCGGACCTGCCGAGCTTGTGCATCTCATCACATTCGAGCCGACGGACGAGCCACAGGTGATCTGGTCGAAGGGCGGGGTCCGGGTGAGCGCGATCCGCTCGACCCACATCGCGGGCCATGCCTCCTATCGCGTCGACACGCCGGCCGGCAGCGTCGTGATCGGCGGCGATGCCAGCAATGACAGTGCCGCTCCGCCGCGTCCGACGTCGACGTCGGCGCAAGTCGAGAAGCTGGCACAAGGCGCCGAGGTGATCGTGCACTCGACCATGCATCCCATCATGGGTCCGGAGCGCGACAGCGGCATGCCGCCGCCCGTCTTCTACCGCCAGAGCCTGGCGCCCGACCTCGGCGCCATGGCACAACGCGTGGGCGCCAAGTATCTGATGCTGACCCACCTCGCGCCACAGGTCGGGGCAACGCACCACGGCCCCTACAAGGTCCCCGGAGGCGCGCTCACCGAAGCGGACTATCGCGCCGCCGCCGAGGCAGGCGGATTTACCGGCACGACGATCGTCGGCTCGGATCTCGCTACTTTGCGCCTTCCCGCCAAATAGACCGGCGCAGCCGGTTTCCGGCCGGCTCTCACGGCTTCTGATAGATCACGTGACCCGCGCGGATGGTGGTGCTCACTTTCGCAAGATTGGCGACGTCGCTGAGCGGGTCGCCGTCGAGCACCACGAGATCGGCGTCAAAGCCCTGCTCCACCCTGCCCTTCTTCGCGGCCTTGAAGAACCGCGCCGGATTGGTCGTCAGCGAGGCCAGCACTTGACGCTCCGACAGCACGCGGTGCATCAGCTGGAATTCCTGCGTGGTGTCGTACAGCGTGGTGAAGCCGACATCGGTGCCGAACAGCACCGTGCCGCCGTTCTCCGAGAACTGCTTGAGCTGGTTGACGGTCGCGGCCACCAGGCGGTTGGTGACGTTGGGGTCGAGAACCACCGTCGTGAACAGCGACAGCGTCGGGATCAGCGCAGTCCCCTGCGCCTTGAACCGCGCAAGTTGATCATCCGTGTAGCTCCGCTCGCTGGGCGTCGTGTGCGCGAGCACGTCGACGTCTGCTGCGATCACCGTCTCGACGCCGATCTTGTTCTGCGGATGCGCGAACACCGGCCTGCCCTGTGCATGCGCGACGTCGACGGCCGCCTTGGCGATCGCCGGATCCATGTTGATGACAGGTTTATCGCCCATGAACGCGCCGGTGAACAGCTTGATGCCGTCCTCGCCCATCGCGAGCCAGTCGCGCGCCCACTTCGCCGCCTCCGCAGGCGTCGCGGCTTCAGGAAGCTGGATTTCGGGCGGCAGGTAGACGGGATGCCCGCCCTTGGGAAACACGTTGCCGGCGAGCAGAATGTTGGGACCGGCGACCTCATTTGCTGCGATGCGCTTGCGCAGCGGCAGCGTGTTCCGTGGATCGGAGCCGAGATCCCAGACCGTGGTAAAACCCCATCGGGTCAGCATCTCCTGCATGTGCTGCGTCAGCGGCGCGGCCGGCGCCTCGCCGGCGTTGTGCCAGACATGTTCCGTGAAATGCACGTGGCTGTTCCAGAACCCGGCAACGACAGTCTTGCCGCTGCAATCGATCAGGCGCGCATCCGAGGGCAGCTTGACGTCGCCGGACTTGCCGACCGCGCTGATGACGCCGTCCGTGATCACGATCGCCGCATCCGGCAGCGCGGCTGCATCGGCCGATGCGTAAAGCGTGCCGCCGCGGAGCGCCACGGTCTCGGCATGTGCCGCCGCAGTGGCGACGGCCGAGCCAATGAGAAAAAGCGCGACGCGTAACCAGGTCCCGGTCATGGACAGCCTCTCTGACGGTTGCATGCCGGCGGTGCCCGGCGCGCGGCAACATAGCCGCGGCGCAGTGAGCCGCTTTGATCGTTCTTGCTGTCCGCGACGGATATCGAGAGGCGGCGTCCGCCGTCACTCCTCGGGCGCGTTCTCGATCGGGTCGAAGCGATCGGCCTCGAGCCCGAGCAGATTCCAGGATTGCAGCATGTGCGGCGGCAGCGGCGCCGTCGCGTCGATCACGCCGCCGCGCGGGTGCGGAATCACGATGCGGCGCGCGAGCAGATGCAGCCGGTTCTGCAGGCCGCCCGGCAGCTGCCAGTTCTCCTTGTTGAAGTATTTGGGGTCGCCGACGATCGCGTGATCGATATGCGCCATGTGGGCGCGCAATTGATGGGTGCGGCCGGTCACCGGCTTGAGCGAGACCCAGGCGAGCTTCGTCGCCGAAGTCTCGACCACGGCATAGTAGGTCACGGCGTGGCTGGCGCCCTCGTCGCCATGCGCCGCAATCCGCATGATGCTGTCTTCCTCGCTCTCCTCCTTGGCGAGATAGGTCGAGATGCGGCCCTGCTTCGGCTTCGGCACGCCGGCAACCAGCGCCCAGTAGATCTTGCGCGCGGAACGATGCCGGAACGAGCCGGTCAGAGCGGTCGCGGCAAAGCGCGTCTTGGCGATCAGCAGGCAGCCCGAGGTCTCGCGGTCGAGCCGATGCACCAGCCGCGGCTTCTGCCCCTTGGCGTCGCGCATCACCTCCAGCATGTCGTCGACATTGCGCGTGATGCCGGAGCCGCCCTGAACCGCCAGGCCTGCGGGCTTGTTCAGCACCATCACGTCGGCGTCCTCGAACAGGATCATATCCTTGAGATCCTGGAGGGTCTTCTTCGCCGCTTCGGACAGGCTGGCGGCCGCCTTCGGCGTATCGAGCCGCAGCGGCGGAATGCGGACGCTCTGCCCTTCTTCCAGCCGGTCCTTGCTGTCCGCACGCTTGCCGTTGACGCGCAACTCGCCCTTACGAACGATGCGCTGGATGTGGGAAAACGACAGGCCGGGGAAACGCGCCTCGAGAAAGCGGTCGACGCGCATGTTGTCCTCGTCCGCCGTCACCACCACGGTCTGCACCTTGGTCGGCAGCGGCGGCGGCTCGGCGACACTCTTCTCCGGTTCGGGCACGAATGGCTTGGGCGCCCGCTGCTTGTCGCCAAGGCGCACCGCTGTTGACTTGCCGCCCGCACGATGCGCCGGCCCCCGCTCGGCTGCCGGGCCGCGATGGGGACGCGCGCCTTTGGCGCGGTCGCTCGCTGGGCGGAGAGGTCTCTTGACGCGGCGGCTCATGGGGTTGCAACTCCGAAGTTAAGCCCGTGGGTAGCGCAAATGCCGCGAATCGTCACGGCGAAATCGGTACGAATCCGGCGCAACATTGGCCATGTTTGGCTGCATGCGGCAATCGACGGGAGCCGTGGAAGGAGCTTTGGAATGAGACTGGCGGTATCGGCTTTGGCGGCGGCCCTGATGCTCTCCGGACCGGCGCTGGCGCAGCAAGGCCCGATGCAGGAAGATCTCGCCTGGAAGCTCCTGGAACTCGGCCGCGTCATCGACCCGCCCAGGACGGCCGCG of the Bradyrhizobium quebecense genome contains:
- a CDS encoding alkaline phosphatase family protein; protein product: MRDKHRSRWLQGCRLTLSALALGQFTAGPVLAEDWNHHGGHETRSPIKHVIVIIGENRSFDHVFATYVPERRDQSVFNLLSQGIVKLDNKKNAIPGPNFEKAHQQAATDTGLNDAFLLSPPKQNFPKDQLPAPLVGGPKVSYIPNKCGSSPITTCEASLALAQQSESGLPSEYYQFLLSGGTGQTSQTPDQRITNVSALPAGPFQLTNSDAMPYDTYSASPVHRFYQMWQQLNCNHSAASRDNPSGCGGNLFAWVEVTVGAGANGAAQPSNFSTDYSPTATTTGEGSTALGFYNVQKGDVPYFTSLAQKYAMSDNFHQSVNGGTGANHIMFGHADMLYFSDTYGNAAVPPNGTQVFGGTPDAGIVHEIENPNPASGTNNWYTEDGYGAGGNGGFAPPYQTSPVSGGGSYSDCSDPSQPGVKPILDYLKGIHINANCEPGHYYLLNNYNPGYFGNGKNAYTDTNPSNTPFTIPPSTRKSIGDSLNERNISWKYYGDQWNNYVNDPYQLNWGVAGPTADEYCNICNPFQYDTSIMSHPDQVAAHIKDSVDLYSDLSKHALPAVSIVKPSGFTDGHPSSSKLNLFEGFTKKIVDQVQTSDYAKDTAIFITFDEGGGYFDSGYVQPLDYFGDGTRIPLIVVSPFARHGHISHEYADHVSIIKFIERNWRLEPITNRSRDNFPNPVAAPGNPYVPVNNPALSDLFDVFDFDDGGHHHDGGWDH
- a CDS encoding GNAT family N-acetyltransferase encodes the protein MTSVAFRQAQPADLPAIIALLANDLLGKQREDPSSPPNPRYVDAFKAILADPNQFLVVATLDDEVIGTLQLTFIPGMARLGAWRGQIEAVRIAEAHRSSGVGQQMFEWAIDQCKARGCDLVQLTTDKARPDAHRFYERLGFVGSHLGYKLML
- a CDS encoding MBL fold metallo-hydrolase, yielding MRHFILPTSLLAVIWLLLPLPAQSAPCLLVTLTGTMSGPALRNGIAGAGTLVRYGDDSSDCGMLKLQFDAGRGTELRLSQLDVEPGQIDAVFLTHMHSDHTEGLVDLLLARWNWSSGGAALDVVCSSDAPSPLGFTLSCGKFVAHIGDAFVQSGEIAQRVSEDKRRLAGGPAELVHLITFEPTDEPQVIWSKGGVRVSAIRSTHIAGHASYRVDTPAGSVVIGGDASNDSAAPPRPTSTSAQVEKLAQGAEVIVHSTMHPIMGPERDSGMPPPVFYRQSLAPDLGAMAQRVGAKYLMLTHLAPQVGATHHGPYKVPGGALTEADYRAAAEAGGFTGTTIVGSDLATLRLPAK
- a CDS encoding amidohydrolase family protein, which codes for MTGTWLRVALFLIGSAVATAAAHAETVALRGGTLYASADAAALPDAAIVITDGVISAVGKSGDVKLPSDARLIDCSGKTVVAGFWNSHVHFTEHVWHNAGEAPAAPLTQHMQEMLTRWGFTTVWDLGSDPRNTLPLRKRIAANEVAGPNILLAGNVFPKGGHPVYLPPEIQLPEAATPAEAAKWARDWLAMGEDGIKLFTGAFMGDKPVINMDPAIAKAAVDVAHAQGRPVFAHPQNKIGVETVIAADVDVLAHTTPSERSYTDDQLARFKAQGTALIPTLSLFTTVVLDPNVTNRLVAATVNQLKQFSENGGTVLFGTDVGFTTLYDTTQEFQLMHRVLSERQVLASLTTNPARFFKAAKKGRVEQGFDADLVVLDGDPLSDVANLAKVSTTIRAGHVIYQKP
- a CDS encoding RluA family pseudouridine synthase, whose product is MSRRVKRPLRPASDRAKGARPHRGPAAERGPAHRAGGKSTAVRLGDKQRAPKPFVPEPEKSVAEPPPLPTKVQTVVVTADEDNMRVDRFLEARFPGLSFSHIQRIVRKGELRVNGKRADSKDRLEEGQSVRIPPLRLDTPKAAASLSEAAKKTLQDLKDMILFEDADVMVLNKPAGLAVQGGSGITRNVDDMLEVMRDAKGQKPRLVHRLDRETSGCLLIAKTRFAATALTGSFRHRSARKIYWALVAGVPKPKQGRISTYLAKEESEEDSIMRIAAHGDEGASHAVTYYAVVETSATKLAWVSLKPVTGRTHQLRAHMAHIDHAIVGDPKYFNKENWQLPGGLQNRLHLLARRIVIPHPRGGVIDATAPLPPHMLQSWNLLGLEADRFDPIENAPEE